GTGTGGCTGGTTGAGCGGGCGTACCCTGCATCCGGTCAAAGTCTTGGTGCAGGGCGCTGAGCCGGATGACCTGGAACCCTATAAACAAGCTTTCCACGCACCGCTGATGTTCAACGCGCCCTACGATGCGCTGATCTTCGAGCGTGCCGACATGGAAGCACCGCTGCCCACCGCCAACGAAGCCATGGCGCTGTTGCATGACCGCTTTGCCGGAGAATATCTGGCACGGTTTTCCGAAAGCCGCGTGACCCACAAGGCGCGACAGGTGCTGTGCCGGTTGCTGCCACAAGGCGAGCCAAAGCGCGATACCGTGGCGCAAACCCTGCATTTATCGCAGCGTACCTTGCAGCGGCGCTTGCAGGAGGAGGGCACCAGTTTTCAACAGTTGCTCGACGACACCCGCCGCGAACTCGCCGAGCAGTATCTGGCGCAACCGAGCATGACCTTGCTGGAAATCGCTTATCTGTTGGGCTTCGCCGATCCGAGCAACTTCTTTCGCGCGTTCCGCCGCTGGTTCGACACCACGCCCGGTGACTACCGGACGCGGTTGTTGCAGGCGCCGGCTGCGGTCAGTGACGCCAAAAGGCCGGAATACACAGCACAAACACCGTAATGATCTCCAGTCGACCGAGCAGCATGCCGAACGACAGGATCCACTTGGCCGCATCGGGAAGGGTGGCGAAGTTGCCCGCCGGGCCAATGGTTTCGCCAAGGCCCGGGCCGACACCGGACACGGTGCTGGCGGCACCGGTCAGTGCGGTCATCCAGTCTACACCGAGCAGCGACAGCAGCAGGGCGATCACGCAGATGGTGATGGCGAAGAAGAACGAAAACGTCAGAATCGAACGGACGATCTCTTCGTCGAGGCGGTGACCGTTGTACTTCTGCTTGATCACCGCGCGCGGGTGAATCAGCTGATTAAGGTTGGCCTTGAGCAGGATGTAGGCGACCTGGAAACGGAAAATCTTGATCCCGCCCGCTGTCGAACCGGAACAGCCGCCGACAAAGCCCAGATAGAAAAACAGCATCAGCGAGAAGTTGCCCCACAGGCTGTAGTCGCCGAGGGCGAAACCGGTGGTGGTGACTACCGAGGTCACGTTCAGTGCGACGTGGCGTAGCGCATCGAGCCAATGCAGATTGGTCGTCCACCAGTACCAGGTGCCGAGCACCAGCCAGGTCACCAGCAACATGCCGAGCAAACCCTGCACCTGCTGATCCTTGATCAACGCCTTGCGGTTGCCGCGCAGCGTCGCCACGTACAGTGTGAACGGCAGGCTGCCGAGAATCATGATGACCACCGCAACCCAGTGCACCGCCGGTTGCGTCCACTTGGCCAGCGACTGATCGGAGGTCGAGAACCCGCCGGTGGAAATCGCTGACATCGCGTGGTTGATCGCATCGAACGGGCTCATCCCGGCCCACCAGAACGCCAGGCTGCCAAGAATGGTGATGCCGACATACGCCGCGACGATCAGCCGCGCCACCATGTGCGAACGCGGCATGACCTTTTCCGAGCGGTCCGAGGATTCGGTCTGGAACAGGCGCATGCCACCGATGCGCAGCAGCGGCAGAATTGCCACCGCCATACCGATAAAGCCGATGCCGCCGATCCAGTGCAGCAACGAGCGCCACATCAGGATGCCCGGCGACATGTCGTCGAGATGATTGAGCACGGTCGAGCCGGTGGCGGTAATGCCCGACATACTTTCGAAGAACGAGTCGGTGTAGCTGATGTGCTGAGTCAGCAAGAATGGCAGCGCGGCAAAAATGCACACCACCAGCCAACTGCTGACCGTCAGCAGGTACATGTCGCGCGGGCGCAGATGAATGTGTTCGGGCCGGCCGGGAATCACCAGCGCGAGGCCTGCGACGAAGGTGATCATGCTCGCCCAGAGGAACGACGGCAGGTCGCTGGTGCGTTCAAAAATCACCAGGGTGGCCATCGGCACGACCATGGCCACGGCCAGGGTGATCAGGAAGATGCCGATGATGAAACCAATGATCCGTAAGGTCGGCAACGCCATGAAGTCCGCTCGGGCTGATGTGGGAAGGGCGCCATTCTACCCGTGGGGCAGGGCATGTAAACCGGCATCCTGTTGGCAGATAAAGCTAGAATAGCCGCACATATTTTTCAGGAGGTGGCCGATGCAGGCTCTCGACGCGTTGCTCAACCGTGTTTCCGTTCCACGACTGGTCGAACCGGCCCCCACTGCCGAGCAGCGCGAAGCTCTGTTTGGTGCCGCATTGCGCGCGCCGGATCACGGGCATTTGCAGCCGTATCGCTTTCTGACCGTCGAAGGCGCAGCGCGCGAGCAGATGGGCGAGTTGTTGGCCGAAGCGGCGCAAATGCAGGAAGGCGAGGTCACCGAAGCGATGATCGACAAGGCCCGTAACGGTCCGCTGCGTGCACCGCTGGTGGTGGTAGTGATCGCCAGATTGCAGGAACACGTTAAATATCCTAAGGCCGAGCAGTTGCTCGCGGCCGGGTGTGCGGCGCACGGGATTTTGCTGGCGGCGTATGCGCAGGGGATTGGTGCGGTTTGGCGTACGGGGGATTTGGCTTATTCGCAGCATGTGGCTAAAGGCTTGGGGCTGGCGGAGGGTGAAGAGGTGATTGCGTTTCTTTACCTTGGCACGCCGCAGAAGGAGCCTCGCGTAGCTGAAAAGGTCGACCTGACCGAGTTCGTTAGTGTCTGGCCTGGTAAAGCCTGAAGATCAAAAGCCCCTCACCCTAGCCCTCTCCCGGAGGGAGAGGGGACTGATTTGGGGGATGCTGTAGAGGTACGCCGACCTGAAAGTGCTCGGCTGAATCCAGAGTCGATAACGGTTCCGATGCATTTCGAGCTCGGAGTCGATAACGGTTCCGATGCATTTCGAACCCAGAGTCGGCGACGATTCACGTGCCTTCCGGGCCTATAATCAACTCGGTTCTTCAGGTCGATGTAGGGCGCAAGACACCTCGGTCTGCCCCCTCTCCCTCCGGGAGAGGGCTGGGGTGAGGGGCTTTTCTGGGGTGAGGGTGGCTTTTAGGGTTGGACAACGGCACCAGGCACCAATGGCAATTCCAGACTCGCAATAAACCCGCCCTGCGGATGATTGGCCAGCGTCAAACTCCCACCATGGCGCTCCGCCGCCCTTCGTGCAATCGCCAGGCCCAAGCCATGTCCGGCCGCCGTCTGCCCCGGTGCCCGGTAAAACGGCTCGCCCAGCTGACTCAAATGTTCCGCCTGCACCCCCGGCCCATGGTCACGCACACTCACGACAATTTTTTCGCCCTGACGCGAAGCCTGCATTTCAATCGCCTGACCTTCAGGGTTGAAGCGCTGGGCATTGCGCAACAAGTTATCGACGGCGCGCTCGATCATGGTCGGCCAACCCTTCAGGTTCAGCTGCGGTTCGGCATCAAGACGCACGATCTGCTCGGGCGATGCAAGTTTCGCATCCTTCTGCAACGTGCCGAGAAGGGCATTCAAATCCACATCTTCGGCACTGGCGTTGTCGGCATCGACTCGCGCCAGCACCAGAATTTCACTGATCAAAGCTTCCAGCCGATCGCACTCGCGGGTCAGTCGTGGCCAGAGTTTCTCGCGTTCTTCGGGGTTGGCCCGTTCCGCCAGCGCCAAGGCAATGCGCAGCCGCGCCAACGGTGAGCGCAATTCGTGAGACACGTCGCGCAACAGCTGCCGTTGGCTGCCAATCAGGCTCTGCAGACGCGCCCCCATGCGATTGAAGTCATTAGCCAGTACACCAAATTCATCGCGACGGTTAGCCAGTTTCGCCAAGCTGTTCTGCTGATAAGTCGTCTGCCCGAGATCATGCACTGCGCCGCGCAAACGGCTGAGCGGGCGGGTGATGGAGAAGGTCACCAGCAAACTGAACAGGGTCAGCACCACCAGCGCGATGCCCAGTGCGCTCAGCGGCCATAGCAGGCTTTCGCGGTGCCAGGCGTCGAGTTCCGGGTGCGGGATACGGTAGATAAAGAGGTAAGTGTCACCGGTTTTTTCACTGGTGAACTCATCGGTCAGGCGCCGCCAGGGCAGGCGGCGGTCATCGTTGTTCTGCCGCGCTTCGAAGGCGGCGGCGCGGCGCGGGAACGTCCCACGCACCAGCGGATCGCCGCTTTCGTTGAGCACTTGGACGTCGATGTGATATTGGCGTTTGCGCTGTTCGAGGATGTCCTGGGCGGCTTCTTCGCCCTGGGCTTCGTAGGTTTGCGTCCATTCGCCGGCGAGGCTGTTGAGGCCCGGATGGCGGCTGAGGATCCACGCGTCCTGGTTGAGCATGTGCCCGAGCAGAATGGACAACCCGGCCACCAGCGCGATGGCCAGCCAGAAGCTCGCGAGAATACGCCAGAACAATGAACGCACAGAAAATCCTCAATCAAACACAAATCCCTGTAGGAACTGCCGAAGGCTGCGATCTTTTGACTTTGTTTTTTAAGATCAAGATCAAAAGATCGCAGCCTTCGGCAGCTCCTACAGGTTCCGGGTTGCAAAAGACCCGACGGGTTAACCGTCGGGTCCGGGTCAGAACATTATTGCGCCTTTTGCGCCTGTTGCGCTTTCCACGCCTTGAACTCGGCCCATTCGGCGCGACGCTCGGCCTGTTTCTTCTGGATCTCGTCGAATTTCTTCTGTTGATCCGGTTTCAACACGGCGCGCACATCGGTCTCGGCTTTCTTGTGGTTGGCGGCCATCTCGTCTTTCATGGCTTTCTGGTCAGCCGGCGAGAGTTTTTCCAGGTACTTGTCGACCACTTGCTTACGCTCGTGCATCTGCTCGCCCATGATCTTGCGGATCTGCTCGCGCTGTTCACGAGACAGGTCGAGTTGGCTGTACGGGCCTTTGCCGTGCATGCCGTGCATCTGACCGCCGTGGCGTGGGCCGTCAAGCGGGCCACCCATCGGGCCGCCGTCTTGCGGCATGGCCATGGCGACGGTTGGCAGAGCGGCAGCGAACATCAGAGCGATAAGAGTCTTGCGCATGGTGTATCTCCTTGTCTCGTTCCCGGTACGTTCCGGATGAGTACAGATTACGGAGATCAAGGTCAGCGGCGGTCAGCACAGCGTAAAGCTTCGGTAAAGACGCTTCGGGTCCAACCTTACACATGCCCTGTGTAGGAGCTGCCGAAGGCTGCGATCTTTTGATCTTGTTTTTAAAAGACAGATCAAAAGATCGCAGCCTTCGGCAGCTCCTACAGTGGGAATGGGCGCGGTTCAGAGGCTATAGAAGTAACCGCGGCTACGCAGAGCGACGATGCGCGGGCGGCCGTCGGGGTGCGGGCCGATCTTTTTGCGCAGATTGCTGACGTGCATGTCGAGGCTGCGGTCGTACAGGGTCAGCTTGCGACCGAGGGCGATCTGCGCCAGTTCCTGTTTGTCCAGCGGCTCGCCCGGCTGTTTTAGCAGCGCTTCGAGCAGACGGCTTTCGGAAACAGTGAGGGTCAGTTCTTTCTCGTCGATGCTGACCACGCCGCGCACCGGGCTGAAACTCAGATCGCCCAGCTCAAGCTGAGTCGACACCGCCGCCGGATGGCTGCGGCGCAGTACAGCGCGCAGACGTGCGGTCAACTCGCGCGGATCGCACGGTTTGGCCAGATAATCGTCGGCGCCCAGTTCCAGGCCAAGTATACGATCCAGCGGCTCGCCGCGGGCCGAGAGCATCAGCACCGGCAGATCAGCGTGATCGTTGCGCAGTTGCTTGAGCAGTTCCAGACCGCTGCCGTCGGGCAGCATCACGTCCAGCACCACCGCCGCCGGGGCCGTTTCAGCCAGTGCCTTGCGGGCGCTCTGGCCATCGTGGCAGGCACGCACGTGGAAGCCTTCCTGGCTTAGCCAGCTACTCAGGAGTTCGCACAACTCTTGGTCATCATCAATCAGTAACAGCTCGCTCATGACTCACTCAATTTAGCCATTGCCGACGTTTTCGGCTTGCTCCACTGGCAAAGATACCGCAGAGCAGCGCCAATAGCGCTACTCCGGCGCCCGTGACGAACCACTGCTGCTGATCGGTCAGCAGACGCGGCAGCGGGCTGGCCTGGGCTTCCTTGAGTTGCAGCTTGAGACGCTGGTTCTCCTGGCGCAACCGGGCAAGCTGGGCACTTTCGCGGGTGTTGTCGGCATTTTGCAGTTGTTTGCTCAATTCTTCCCGTTGCTGCTCGCTGGCCTTGAGGCGCTGTTGCAACTCGGTGATCTGGCTGCCGGCGCTTAACGACAATGGCGTGGAGCTGCCGCCTTCGGTGGTTTCCTCACCATGGGCGGGTGCCATGATCGACAACGTGACCAACATCAGACACAACGGACCCTTGCGCATCGCGACACCTGTTTCCAAATGGATATTGGGCAGGTTGTCGGCAGGCAAACGAGAATAATGAGCGATTGAGAGCAGCAAGAACCAGGAAGGTTCAGTGTCAGCGGCAATGTCGCGGGTGATGAGGGGAGAAATCCCCTCATCACCGGACTTTCAAGGCAGGACTTGTTTGAACGGTTTCACGAGCACATTGGCGTAAACGCCAGCGGCAATATACGGATCGGCATCTGCCCACGCTTGCGCTGCACTCAGCGAATCGAATTCGGCGACGATCAGGCTGCCGGTGAAACCCGCTTCGCCCGGATCATTGCTGTCGACGGCCGGGTGTGGGCCGGCCAATACGATGCGGCCTTCGCCCTTGAGCGCTTGCAGGCGTTCCAGATGCGCAGGACGCGCGGTCAGGCGTGCTTCGAGCGAGTTGGCGACGTCGGTGGCAATGATTGCGTAGAGCATGTCAGTCCTCGGTTTTTGGTGTTGTTGTGGTATCGGCATCGTGCAGGTGGCGCGACAGGTAAATGCCCTGTGCGACCAGGAACACCAGAGTCATGCCCAGGCTGCCGAACACCTTGAAGTCCACCCAGTAGCTCTGGAAGGTGAAGGCGACGAACAGGTTGGCAGCGCCGCAGAACAGGAAAAAGGCGATCCAGGCGATGTTCAGGCGGGTCCAGACCGGATCCGGCAGGGTCAGCGCGTGGCCCATGATGCGTTTGATCAGCAGACGGTCACCGATGAAGTGACTGCCGATGAAGGCGACGGCGAACAGCCAGTTGACCACCGGCGCTTTCCATTTCAGGAAGGTCTCGCTATGGAAAGCCAGTGTCAGGCTGCCGAACACCAGGCAGGCGATCAGGGTCAGCCATTGGCTCTTTTCCAGCTTGCGCTGTTTGATGAACAACGCGCCATACACCACCAGGGAACTGATGATCAGCATCGCCGTGGCGCTGTAAATACCGCCTACAGTCACTTCATGGCCAGCGATGTCGACGACCCGTGGATCAAGTTTGTAAACGATGAAGAACAGCAGAAGCGGGATGAAATCGATGAATTGTTTCACAGTGAGAGCCAGAAGCTGGATGTGGCGGCATAATAACAAACATATGGGCGCGCGATAGCGCCAGCTGATTTGAGGTTACAACTCCCCGTGAATGTTGATTTGCACTGCCATAGCACGGCCTCCGATGGCGCCCTGGCGCCTGCGGTTCTGGTTGCGCGTGCGTTCGAGAACGGCGTGCGAGTCCTGGCGTTGACCGACCACGACACCCTCGAAGGCCTAGCCGAAGCGCGCGTGGCTGCCAATGAGTTGGGCATGCAACTGGTCAACGGCGTCGAATTGTCCTGTACGTGGGGCGGCGCGACCATTCATGTGTTGGGCTACGGTTTTGATGTGAATGCCGCGCCGTTGGTCGAGGCGATTGCCAAATTGCACGATGGCCGCTGGCTGCGGTCGGAAGAAATAAGCCGCAAGCTCGCCCTCAAGGGCATGCCCGGTGCCCTCGAAGGCGCCCGGCAGGTTCAGCAGGAACTGGGCGACAGCGGCAACGCCCCGGCCCGTCCGCATTTCGCCGACTGGATGGTGCGTGAAGGTTTTGTAAAGGATCGCGCCGAAGCCTTCCGCAAATGGCTCGGCGCCGGCAAGCTGGGTGACGTCAAGTTGCACTGGCCGACGCTGGAAGACACCGTTGGCACACTGCGCGCCGCCGGGGCCTGGGTCAGCCTGGCGCATCCGTGGCACTACGATTTCACCCGCAGCAAGCGCCGGAAGCTGATTGCCGACTATATTCAAGCAGGCGGGCATGCGATCGAGGTGGTCAATGGCCATCAGCCTGCGGAACAGGTGGGCAGCCTGGCAATCCTTGCCCGTGAGTTCGGTCTGCTGGTCAGCGCCGGCAGTGACTTCCATGGCCCTGGCGGCTGGTCCGAGATCGGCCAGTACCGGCCGGTACCCGAGGACCTTCCACCCCTGTGGTGTCGGTTCAAACATGACACAGATATTGCCGCCGTCTGAACAGGTAGAGAATGTGAGTCAATTTTTCCAGATTCATCCGGAAAACCCGCAAGCGCGCCTGATAAAGCAGGCGGTCGAGATCATCCGCAAGGGCGGGGTGGTGGTTTATCCCACGGACTCTTCCTACGCGATCGGTTGCCAGATCGGCGATAAAACCGCGATCGAGCGTGTTCGTCGCCTGCGTCAGCTCGATGAAAAGCACAACTTTGCGCTGATCTGCAGCGACCTGTCGCAACTGGGCAACTACGCCAAGATCGACACCGGCACCTTCCGCATTCTCAAAGCACATTTGCCGGGGCCATACACCTTCATTCTCAACGCCACCCGCGAAGTGCCGCGTCTTTTGCTGCATCCGAAGAAGCGCACCATCGGCCTGCGTGTGCCGAGCCATCCGATTGCGCTGGCGCTGCTGGCCGAACTCGGCGAGCCGCTGATGAGTGTGACCCTGATCATGCCTGGCGATGAAGACCCGCTGAGCGATCCGTACGAAATGCGCCAGTTGCTTGAGCACCAAGTGGACTTGATCGTCGATGGCGGCTTCGGCGGCATCAAGGCCTCCACGGTGATTGACTTGACTGGCGACGACCCGGAAGTGGTTCGCGTCGGTTGCGGCGATCCGACGCCGTTCATGGTCGAGGCCTGAATGTCCGCAGTGGAAACCGTTGTCGATCCCCAGGCCGGCGCTCAGCAAGAGCTGCCGTTTGCCATGGTCTATGGCCAGGCGGTCATGGAAATGCCGCTCGACCTGTACATCCCGCCGGATGCACTGGAAGTCTTTCTCGAAGCGTTTGAAGGCCCGCTTGACCTGCTGCTGTACCTGATCCGCAAACAGAACATCAACATCCTCGACATCCCGGTGGCGGAAATCACCCGTCAGTACATGGGCTATGTCGAGTTGATGCAGTCGGTGCGTCTGGAGCTGGCCGCCGAGTATCTGGTGATGGCCGCGATGCTCGCCGAGATCAAGTCGCGCATGCTCCTGCCGCGCGCCGAAACCGTCGAAGACGAAGAAGACGACCCGCGCGCCGAACTGATCCGCCGCTTGCAGGAATACGAGCGCTTCAAGGCGGCCGCCGAAGGTATCGACGGCTTGAGCCGGGTCGGTCGTGACGTGATCGTGCCCAAGCTCGACGCCCCGGAAGCCCGCGCGCGCAAGCTGTTGCCGGATGTCGCGCTGGAAGAGATTTTGATGTGCATGGCCGAAGTGCTGCGCCGTGGCGATATGTTTGAAAGCCACCAGGTCAGCCGCGAGGCATTGTCCACCCGCGAGCGCATGAGCGATGTGCTGGAACGGCTCAAGGGCGGCGGTTTTGTGCCGTTCGTCGAGTTGTTCACTGCCGAAGAGGGCAGGCTGGGTGTGGTGGTGACCTTTATGGCAATCCTTGAACTGGTCAAGGAATCCTTGGTCGAGCTGGTGCAGAATGAGCCGTTCGCCGCGATCCACGTGCGAGCCCGAGCCGAATAACGAGTCGAAACATGAACCTGACTGAACCCCGCGAGCTGGCCTCCCTGCTTGAAGCCTTTCTGTTGGCCTCGGGAAAGCCGCAATCCCTTGAGCGCCTGTTTGAACTGTTTGAAGAAGGCGAACGGCCCGAGCCTGCGGTTTTCAAGAAAGCCCTGACCCTGTTGGGCAAATCCTGCGAAGGCCGCGCGTTCGAGCTCAAAGAAGTCTCGTCGGGCTATCGCTTGCAGATTCGCGAGAAGTTTTCGCCATGGGTTGGCCGACTCTGGGAGGAACGCCCGCAGCGTTATTCCCGTGCGTTGCTGGAAACCATTGCGCTGATCGCTTATCGCCAGCCGATTACTCGGGGCGAGATCGAAGACGTGCGTGGCGTGGCGGTGAACAGCAACATCGTCAAAACCTTGCTGGAGCGCGAGTGGATTCGCGTCGTTGGTTACCGCGACGTGCCGGGCAAACCGGCGATGTTTGCCACCACCAAGATGTTTCTTGATCACTTCAACCTGAAAAATCTCGAAGACCTGCCGCCGCTGGCCGAACTGCGCGAGATGGAAACCGACCCGGTACTCGATTTCGACGACGCCCCGGTGCCGCAGGGCCTGCAGGAACTGGCCGACGCCAGCGCCGAGCCGGAGGAGGAGAAGGAAGAGACCAGTTTCCACACCTTGCTGTTGGAGCTGGACAGCATGGAGGAGGGGATCAAGACCGACTTCGACGACTTGCTGCGGGATGCGGCGGATGGTGAGGCGCCGACGCCTGAAGCAGAAATCGAGACTGAGCCTGAGCCGCAGATCGCCCAGCCAACCATCGAAGTTGAACTTGGAGCCGAGCCCGAAGCCGAACCGGACGAGGACATTCTTGGTGTCGCTGAGGCCCGCGAAAAGCTGTTGGCCGCCGTCGCCGCCCTCGAACAACCGGCGCCAGAACCTGAACCGGAGCTAAGCGAAGAAGAAGCCGAAGCCCGCGCCCTGGCCGAAGCCATCGAAGCCGAACGCCGCGAATTCGAAGACTGAGCCGCCCTCAAAACCACCGCGATCCCCTGTAGGAGTGAGCCTGCTCGCGATAGCGGTGTATCTGCCAAGAAGATGTCGACTGACACACCGCTATCGCGAGCAGGCTCACTCCTACAGGGATTTGTGTGTTTCTGGAGACTGCGATGAGTTCCACCAAAGACCCGTGCATCAGCGTTTGCAAATTCAGCGACGACATCTGCCTCGGCTGCGGTCGCAGCAAGCGCGAAATCAAAGCCTGGAAGAAACTCGACAAGGACGACAAGCGCAGCGTACTGGCCGAAGCTGCGCTGCGCCTGATCAAACTCGGTGGCGCCGGTCGGCGGAAAAAGAAATAACTGTCGATCGATCAGCTAGTCTCTGATGCGCGACGGCGCACATCCGCGTATGATTCTCGACCCTTCGCCGATCCCTTCGGCCGAGAACCCAGATTTCAATGCTTCAGGCGCCGCCTGAACAGACCACACCGGGAGGTGCCCAGATGAGCGACATCATTCAGAAAGACGACCAGGAAATCGGCCCCGCAGGCGAAAAACTGCAGAAAGTCCTCGCCCGTATCGGCGTCGGCTCGCGCCGTGACGTGGAGTCCTGGATCAGCCAGGGCCGGATCAAGGTCAATGGCAAAGACGCCACCCTCGGTCTGCGCGTCGACATGCACGACGCCATCACCATTGATGGCAAGGTCATCAAGCGTGAAGAGGCGGCCGAATCGGTACGCCGCGTGATCATGTACAACAAACCCGATGGCGAGATCTGTACCCGTGACGATCCGGAAGGCCGTCCGACCGTGTTCGACAAGCTGCCGCGTCCGAAAGAAGGTCGCTGGATCAACATCGGTCGTCTCGACATCAACACCACCGGTCTGCTGATGTTCACCACCGATGGTGAGCTGGCCAACCGCCTGATGCACCCGTCCTACGAGATGGACCGTGAATACGCCGTGCGTGTACGCGGTGAAGTCGACGACGAAATGATCGAGCGTCTGAAAGCTGGCGTGGTGCTGGAAGACGGCCCGGCGAAGTTCACCGACATCAAACAGGCACCGGGCGGCGAAGGGTTCAACCACTGGTACCACTGCGTGGTGATGGAAGGCCGTAACCGTGAGGTTCGTCGTCTGTGGGAATCGCAAGGTCTGGTGGTCAGCCGTCTGAAGCGCGTGCGTTTCGGCCCGGTGTTCCTCAACTCCGACCTGCCGATGGGCCGCTGGCGCGAAATGAGCCAGTACGAAGTCGACATCCTCAGTGCTGAAGTCGGCCTGACGCCGGTAGCGATGCCGCAACTGAACGCCAAGAGCAAAGACAAGCTTGAGCGTATGCAGCGCAAATCGTCGCGTCCGATGGGCAAGACCGAGCGCGTACGCACGTTGCGTCCGGCTGCTGGCGCGCCGACTGGCCCACGCCCGAGCCGTGAGCCGCAGATCGAAGGCGAGCGCCCAGGTCGCAAGCCAGTTGCCGCCCGTGACGGCGAGCGCGCTCCGCGTCCGGCCAACGGTCGCACCGAGCGTGGCGAACGTGGTGCACCTGCCGGTCGTGGCACGCCTGTGGCGGATCGTCCAGCGGACACCACCAACAAGCGCCCGGCCAAGCCTGCGCCGAAGCGTCCGGGGATCAAGCTGGTTGACGGCGACAAGCCGTCGGGCAAGCGCCGTGGCGCACCGGCCGGTTCCGGTCAGCGTCCGGGTTTCGGTCGTAAAAAGCCGGAATAAGGCAGGTGTGAGCTTCTACCGGCAAGCTTCAAGCCAAAGCAGAAACGCCAATCTCAGGGTTGGCGTTTTTTTTCGTCTGGCGAAAGAGTTGTAGTGGTTGAGAGATTGCTATCGCGAGCAGGCTCACTCCTACAATTTGAAATGCGTTCCCCTGTAGGAGTGAGCCTGCTCGCGATGACGTCGGTGGCATCAACACAAAGCTTAAAGTCAGAACACAAACCGTCCATCAAACACCGGCTTGTCATCCAGCGCCAACACCCCGCCAGAAAAGATCAGATCCAGATGATGACTACCCTTGGCGCCACCACCCAACCCAAGGTGCAAGCCACAATGCCGCTCCTCAAACCCGGCATTGCGCGCATACAGATCCTTCACACCTTCATTGGTACCAATCCCCAACTCCTCAATCCGCCGGTTCGACGGATTCGCATCCAAGTACTTGTTGAAATCATGCTCCAGCCCCGGCACCTCGGTGGCGATGCGGCTGATGGTCGAGTTCTCGATCCACAGTTCCAGCGGTGATTCCAGCACGCCGTATTTGCGCGCAAACGGGATGGTGCTGAGGAATGTGCCCTTGAACTTCACATGGCCGTTGATTTCCTCACTGTGAGTAGCGATCTCACCGGGCGCCAAGTCAAAGTTGCCGACACCGTTGATGTCAGTCCACTTCTTGATGCTGCTCAGCGGTGTTTCAAACCATGAGCCTTCATCGTCCTTGAAGCTCAGCGTGGTCGCTTGGGACATACGCTGGATCAAGTGGCTGTTCAGGCCGGCAATCCGCTGCGGCGTGACGCTGAAGGTGTCGTAGAAATAATCGCCGTAATCCTTGAACAGCAGCGACTTTTTCCAGTTTTCTGCCATCACGCCTTGCAGCGCGCGGACGAATTCCGGGCCGTCGGGGCGCGGATTGGGCAGGGTGGAAGAGTCGTAGAAGAAAATGTACAGATCGCTGTCGGTGATAGCCGAGGTCAGCGCTGTGGTGCTTTCCAGGTCCAGGCGTCGGGCACTGAATTGGAAGCGTGGATGATCGCCAGCCTGTTCGGCGATGGCGCCGGTCAGCGCTTGGTAATCAGCTGTGTGGCCGAGCAATACC
This region of Pseudomonas sp. R84 genomic DNA includes:
- a CDS encoding AraC family transcriptional regulator; its protein translation is MSERTTSASWAMGIVKALEMDGLDCRVLFKQLGLDYTALDDPDARFPQDSMTRLWQRAVELSGNPAIGLNMGKVVRPASFHVAGYALMSSNTLAEGFQRLVRYQRIIAESADLSFRLLDEGYALILTVHGDHLPPTRQSAEASLACALGLCGWLSGRTLHPVKVLVQGAEPDDLEPYKQAFHAPLMFNAPYDALIFERADMEAPLPTANEAMALLHDRFAGEYLARFSESRVTHKARQVLCRLLPQGEPKRDTVAQTLHLSQRTLQRRLQEEGTSFQQLLDDTRRELAEQYLAQPSMTLLEIAYLLGFADPSNFFRAFRRWFDTTPGDYRTRLLQAPAAVSDAKRPEYTAQTP
- a CDS encoding TrkH family potassium uptake protein; this encodes MALPTLRIIGFIIGIFLITLAVAMVVPMATLVIFERTSDLPSFLWASMITFVAGLALVIPGRPEHIHLRPRDMYLLTVSSWLVVCIFAALPFLLTQHISYTDSFFESMSGITATGSTVLNHLDDMSPGILMWRSLLHWIGGIGFIGMAVAILPLLRIGGMRLFQTESSDRSEKVMPRSHMVARLIVAAYVGITILGSLAFWWAGMSPFDAINHAMSAISTGGFSTSDQSLAKWTQPAVHWVAVVIMILGSLPFTLYVATLRGNRKALIKDQQVQGLLGMLLVTWLVLGTWYWWTTNLHWLDALRHVALNVTSVVTTTGFALGDYSLWGNFSLMLFFYLGFVGGCSGSTAGGIKIFRFQVAYILLKANLNQLIHPRAVIKQKYNGHRLDEEIVRSILTFSFFFAITICVIALLLSLLGVDWMTALTGAASTVSGVGPGLGETIGPAGNFATLPDAAKWILSFGMLLGRLEIITVFVLCIPAFWRH
- a CDS encoding nitroreductase family protein — translated: MQALDALLNRVSVPRLVEPAPTAEQREALFGAALRAPDHGHLQPYRFLTVEGAAREQMGELLAEAAQMQEGEVTEAMIDKARNGPLRAPLVVVVIARLQEHVKYPKAEQLLAAGCAAHGILLAAYAQGIGAVWRTGDLAYSQHVAKGLGLAEGEEVIAFLYLGTPQKEPRVAEKVDLTEFVSVWPGKA
- a CDS encoding HAMP domain-containing sensor histidine kinase, producing MRSLFWRILASFWLAIALVAGLSILLGHMLNQDAWILSRHPGLNSLAGEWTQTYEAQGEEAAQDILEQRKRQYHIDVQVLNESGDPLVRGTFPRRAAAFEARQNNDDRRLPWRRLTDEFTSEKTGDTYLFIYRIPHPELDAWHRESLLWPLSALGIALVVLTLFSLLVTFSITRPLSRLRGAVHDLGQTTYQQNSLAKLANRRDEFGVLANDFNRMGARLQSLIGSQRQLLRDVSHELRSPLARLRIALALAERANPEEREKLWPRLTRECDRLEALISEILVLARVDADNASAEDVDLNALLGTLQKDAKLASPEQIVRLDAEPQLNLKGWPTMIERAVDNLLRNAQRFNPEGQAIEMQASRQGEKIVVSVRDHGPGVQAEHLSQLGEPFYRAPGQTAAGHGLGLAIARRAAERHGGSLTLANHPQGGFIASLELPLVPGAVVQP
- a CDS encoding LTXXQ domain-containing protein, coding for MRKTLIALMFAAALPTVAMAMPQDGGPMGGPLDGPRHGGQMHGMHGKGPYSQLDLSREQREQIRKIMGEQMHERKQVVDKYLEKLSPADQKAMKDEMAANHKKAETDVRAVLKPDQQKKFDEIQKKQAERRAEWAEFKAWKAQQAQKAQ
- a CDS encoding response regulator transcription factor; this translates as MSELLLIDDDQELCELLSSWLSQEGFHVRACHDGQSARKALAETAPAAVVLDVMLPDGSGLELLKQLRNDHADLPVLMLSARGEPLDRILGLELGADDYLAKPCDPRELTARLRAVLRRSHPAAVSTQLELGDLSFSPVRGVVSIDEKELTLTVSESRLLEALLKQPGEPLDKQELAQIALGRKLTLYDRSLDMHVSNLRKKIGPHPDGRPRIVALRSRGYFYSL
- a CDS encoding translation initiation factor 2; this translates as MRKGPLCLMLVTLSIMAPAHGEETTEGGSSTPLSLSAGSQITELQQRLKASEQQREELSKQLQNADNTRESAQLARLRQENQRLKLQLKEAQASPLPRLLTDQQQWFVTGAGVALLALLCGIFASGASRKRRQWLN
- a CDS encoding YciI family protein, which produces MLYAIIATDVANSLEARLTARPAHLERLQALKGEGRIVLAGPHPAVDSNDPGEAGFTGSLIVAEFDSLSAAQAWADADPYIAAGVYANVLVKPFKQVLP